The proteins below come from a single Solea senegalensis isolate Sse05_10M linkage group LG2, IFAPA_SoseM_1, whole genome shotgun sequence genomic window:
- the LOC122786013 gene encoding uncharacterized protein C21orf62 homolog — MEMSPNTVSSALLLWSLWLLLSLAPIIQTTLSAPASGPSLLLNTTLLFNSGAPGCKLQNCSCSTPVQDCDEALAMLLCKCHTVLRSTLPRTGLRYPGHLVVWVKDLWVLEELLNGSMVSHLHLSFCGMKPLDSRYLALLGLQTLRVHSAAPGVPYPNQEMNILSAGVAVELEARSFDFSYFSVTIMDVAVLNGLSSIKAYSVIGPPASVFSQHFPHLTIPLSLLSPSTPADHSEQPAKPLHNLLITFVY; from the coding sequence ATGGAAATGTCTCCAAACACAGTCTCCTCTGCCCTGTTGCTGTGGTCTCTGTGGTTGCTCCTCTCCCTTGCCCCTATCATCCAGACGACACTGTCCGCCCCCGCATCCGGACCCTCCTTGCTGCTCAATACCACACTGCTCTTCAACAGTGGAGCCCCAGGCTGTAAGTTGCAGAACTGCAGCTGCTCCACACCCGTGCAGGACTGTGACGAGGCTCTAGCCATGCTGCTGTGCAAATGCCACACTGTTTTGCGCTCCACTTTGCCCCGTACTGGACTCAGATATCCTGGACACCTCGTCGTGTGGGTGAAGGATCTCTGGGtcctggaggagctgctgaacGGAAGCATGGTCAGCCATTTACACTTGTCTTTTTGTGGAATGAAACCATTGGACAGTCGATATCTGGCTTTGCTAGGTCTACAGACCCTCAGGGTCCACAGTGCAGCACCAGGAGTGCCTTACCCCAATCAGGAAATGAATATCCTTTCTGCAGGTGTTGCAGTGGAGTTAGAGGCCCGGTCCTTTGACTTCTCCTACTTCAGTGTCACCATCATGGATGTAGCAGTGCTCAATGGGCTCTCCAGCATAAAGGCTTACAGTGTTATAGGACCACCTGCTTCAGTTTTCTCCCAGCACTTTCCCCACCTAACCATTCCCCTGTCTCTTCTATCCCCTTCTACACCTGCTGACCACAGTGAGCAGCCTGCAAAGCCTCTGCACAACCTGCtcattacatttgtttattga